TCGTTGTTCTGCTCGTACCATTTATCGTATGTTCAAAAAGGGGCTATTTAATCCTTCTGACTTACCGATGAAAGGCAAGCGTAAACCAAATGGACATCAAGAAAGACGTGGAAAACAAGCTTTCCGTCGCTCTATTCATGAACGTGAAAAAGATTATAGCCAATTCTCAAATGAGTTTGGTCACCTTGAAGGTGACACTATCGTAGGTTTGAAACATAAAAGTGCTGTAATTACCTTAGTTGAACGATTATCAAAAGTTATCATCACATTGAAACCGTGTGGTAGACAAGCGATTGATATTGAAAACAAATTAAATCATTGGTTTGAATCTGTACCGAAAAATCTATTCAAATCCATCACTTTTGATTGTGGAAAGGAATTTTCAAATTGGAAACAGATCAGTAATGCCAATGATATTGCCATTTATTTCGCTGATCCAGGAACGCCGTCTCAAAGAGGCCTAAACGAGAATTCTAACGGATTGTTACGTAGAGATGGTTTATTGAAATCTATGGATTTCAATTCAGTAGATGAATCTTTTATTCAATCTGTCGCATCGAAACGAAATAATATTCCTAGAAAATCACTGAATTATCGAACACCTTTGGAAGTATTTTTGAGTTACGTAAGTATTGATGATTTGTCTAACTTAATTTGACAATTAAGATATTTAGAAAACGCTTTCTTTTGTTGCCTTGCGAAAAGCTCTTTTCATTTTGATATTTTTCTAGTAAAATGACACAGTGAGACTATAAGAGAAAGGAGAGATTTTCATGTCAACATCAATCGTAGTACTTATTGCAATTATTGCTGCCTTACTAGGTGCAGTCGGTGGCTTTTTCTTAGCACGTAAATATATGAAAGACTATCTGGAAAAAAATCCTCCCGTTAACGAGGAAATGTTACGTTCAATGATGATGTCGATGGGCCAAAAACCCTCAGAGAAAAAAATTCGTCAAATGATGCAGCAAATGAAAAACCAAGGGAAAAAATAATCTTTTGGCTTTCTGTCGTGACGGGCTGATTTTTTCAGCCCGTCTTTTTTTGTGTCTATCTGGTGGTAAGGGTTTAAAAAAATTAACCAGAATTTTCAAATTATTCTGGTAATAAAATAAATAAGAGATAAAGGAGTTAAGGAGGTAGTTATGTCAATTTTTAGAAAGTTAGGTTGGTTTTTCAAACAAGAAAAACGCCACTATATTTTCGGTGTGACAGCACTGATTTTAGTAGCTATTTTTCAATTGATTCCTCCTAAAGTAATTGGAATTATTATTGATGAAATTGCTGATGATAATATTCATTTAAATATTATTTTAGGATGGGTAGGAATTTTGGTAATTTCAGCTATTGCGCAATATATCTTTCGCTATATTTGGCGGACTAATATTTGGGGAAGTGCAGCACGCTTAGAAAAACATCTTAGACGACAACTTTTTGCTCATTTTACCAAAATGGATCAAACCTTTTATCAAGAACATCGTACTGGAGATCTAATGGCCCATGCTACTAACGATTTAAATGCAATTCAAAATGTTGCTGGGGCTGGAATTTTAACCTTTGCTGATTCATTTATTACAGGTGGAATGACTATTGTTGCGATGATTCTATTTATTGATTGGCGCTTAACTCTAATTGCGTTATTACCATTACCTCTTCTAGCAGTAACTTCACGAATGCTGGGGACAAAGCTTCACGATGCTTTTCGGGATGCTCAAGAGGCTTTTTCAAGTATTAACGACAAGGCTCAAGAAAGTATTACGGGGATGAAAGTTTTAAAAACGTTTGGCCAAGAAGAAGAAGATATTGCTGATTTTTCAAAGAAGATTGATGATGCAATTGTCAAAAATAAACGTGTTAATTTTTTGGATGCATTATTTGATCCTTTTATTACGTTAATTATTGGTCTTTCTTACGTTGTTACCATTATTGTGGGGGGAAACTTCATTTTAAAAGGGACGATTACAATTGGTCAATTGGTATCATTTATTAGTTATATTGGTATGTTAGTTTGGCCAATGTTTGCCATTGGCAGACTATTTAATGTGTTGGAGCGTGGAAATGCCAGTTATGATCGAGTAGCAGTGTTATTAAGTAAAAAAACGCATATCATCGAAAAAACGAATGCGATTAATGTACCGCCAAAAGGAAACTTAGAATTTTTAATTCGTAAATTTTCTTATCCTGATAGTCATGAAATAGCCTTACGCGATTTACAGTTTGTCGTAAATGAAGGAGAAACTTTAGGAATTGTCGGTAAAACTGGAAGTGGTAAAACGTCGATTATGAAATTATTACTGCGAGAGTTTGATGATTATGAAGGTCAAATTACTTTTGGGAGGCAGGATATTAAAAATTATACTTTGGAAGCATTACTTGCTTCTTTGGGATATGTTCCGCAAGATCATTTTCTTTTTTCTACCACCATCCGCGATAATATTCGTTTTGTCGATCCCACACTATCTCAAAGTGAAGTTGAGCAGGCTGCTAGGTTAGCAGATATTGCGGCAGATATTCAACAAATGCCAAAGAGATACGATACTTTGGTAGGAGAACGGGGAGTATCTTTGTCTGGTGGTCAAAAGCAACGACTGTCAATTGCGCGTGCGGTAATTGCCAAACCAGAAATCTTAATCTTAGATGATGCACTTTCTGCTGTTGATGCCAAAACAGAAGAAACGATTTTAAATAATTTGAAAGTTGCGCGCCAAAATAAAACTACCATTATTGCAGCCCATCGTTTAAGTAGTGTCATGCATGCGCAAGAAATAATCGTAATTGATGAAGGTCAAATAGTTGAACGTGGCAACCATCAAGAATTACTAGCTTTGGAGGGGTGGTATGCTAAGATGTGGGCAAAACAGCAACTGGAACAAAAAATTAGCAAGGGGGATATTTAATGGAAGAATCTGCATGGTCTAAATCACTTTCATTTAAAGAACAAAAGAGAATTGTTACACGGATGTTTAAGTTTGCTAAACCTTTTGCCAAAACTTTTCTTTTAGCAATTGTCTTTGCCTTGGCTTTATCAGTTATCAATATTTTATTGCCGCGCATTATTCAAGCGTACATGGATAATTATTTAACCACACAAACTGCAACTGAAAAAATTATTTATTTTTTTGCTGCTCTTTATTTTTTTGGGGTGATTTTAAAAGCGGTCATTTGGTTTTTCCAATGGTTTTTATATTCGATGGCTGCGCTGAAAACTTTTCAGTACATTCGTGTAAAACTGTTTGAAAAACTCCATACACTGGGGATGCGCTATTTTGATCAAACACCAGCTGGCTCTATTGTTTCGCGAGTAACTAATGATACTGAAACATTATTTGAATTTTGGTATGTTTTTTTGATGATAATTACTGGAATTTTTGCCGTCATTTCATCTTTTGTGGCGATGTTTTCAATTAACCGTAAAATTGCGTTAATTAATCTAGTGTTTCTACCGATTTTACTGATTGTTATTTGGTATTATCAAAAATTCAGTTCCCAAATTTATCGACAGATGCGAGAAAAACTAAGTCAATTAAATACTAAGTTGAATGAATCGATTTCAGGTATGCAAATTATTCAACAATTTCGCCAAGAATCACGACTAAAAAGTGAGTTTGAAATAATTAATGATGA
The genomic region above belongs to Enterococcus saigonensis and contains:
- a CDS encoding IS30 family transposase, which produces MTYTHLTTDELVMIESYFKINQSVAKTAHCLNRSRQTIHKVYLFFKQGKSALEYYQQYKKNKSNCGRRPLVLPEEQSEYIQRKVVQGWTPDVIVGRAAFPIRCSARTIYRMFKKGLFNPSDLPMKGKRKPNGHQERRGKQAFRRSIHEREKDYSQFSNEFGHLEGDTIVGLKHKSAVITLVERLSKVIITLKPCGRQAIDIENKLNHWFESVPKNLFKSITFDCGKEFSNWKQISNANDIAIYFADPGTPSQRGLNENSNGLLRRDGLLKSMDFNSVDESFIQSVASKRNNIPRKSLNYRTPLEVFLSYVSIDDLSNLI
- a CDS encoding YneF family protein — translated: MSTSIVVLIAIIAALLGAVGGFFLARKYMKDYLEKNPPVNEEMLRSMMMSMGQKPSEKKIRQMMQQMKNQGKK
- a CDS encoding ABC transporter ATP-binding protein, with amino-acid sequence MSIFRKLGWFFKQEKRHYIFGVTALILVAIFQLIPPKVIGIIIDEIADDNIHLNIILGWVGILVISAIAQYIFRYIWRTNIWGSAARLEKHLRRQLFAHFTKMDQTFYQEHRTGDLMAHATNDLNAIQNVAGAGILTFADSFITGGMTIVAMILFIDWRLTLIALLPLPLLAVTSRMLGTKLHDAFRDAQEAFSSINDKAQESITGMKVLKTFGQEEEDIADFSKKIDDAIVKNKRVNFLDALFDPFITLIIGLSYVVTIIVGGNFILKGTITIGQLVSFISYIGMLVWPMFAIGRLFNVLERGNASYDRVAVLLSKKTHIIEKTNAINVPPKGNLEFLIRKFSYPDSHEIALRDLQFVVNEGETLGIVGKTGSGKTSIMKLLLREFDDYEGQITFGRQDIKNYTLEALLASLGYVPQDHFLFSTTIRDNIRFVDPTLSQSEVEQAARLADIAADIQQMPKRYDTLVGERGVSLSGGQKQRLSIARAVIAKPEILILDDALSAVDAKTEETILNNLKVARQNKTTIIAAHRLSSVMHAQEIIVIDEGQIVERGNHQELLALEGWYAKMWAKQQLEQKISKGDI